A window of Candidatus Krumholzibacteriota bacterium genomic DNA:
GATGTTCGGCTTCGCCTGCCGGCAGACGGACGTGCTGATGCCGATGACGATCCACATGGCCCACCGCCTCGTCAAGAAGATGGCCGAGGTGCGGAAGGCCGGCGAGCTGGAGTTCCTCTACCCCGACGGCAAATCGCAGGTGACGATCGAATACGAGAACCACACGCCGAAGCGGCTCGACACGGTGCTTGTCTCGACCCAGCACCACGAGGACGTGTCGCTCGAGAAGATCAGGGCCGGTCTCACCGAGCACGTCATCAAACCGATCGTCGCCGAGTTCGAGATAGACGACTCCGATTACCGGATCCTCGTGAATCCGACCGGACGGTTCGTCAAGGGCGGTCCGGCGGCCGACACGGGGCTCACCGGCCGCAAGATCATCGTCGACACCTACGGCGGGTTCGGTTCCCACGGCGGCGGGGCCTTCTCGGGCAAGGATCCGACGAAGGTCGACCGTTCCGGTTCCTACGCGGCGCGCCACGTGGCGAAGAACATCGTGGCCGCCGGCCTCGCCGAGGAGGTCGAGGTCCAGATCGCCTACGCGATCGGCGTCGTCGAGCCGGTCTCGGTCATGATCGACACGAACGGCACGGGAACCGGGGTCTCCGACGGGAAGCTGACCGAGATCGTCCGCGAGATCTTCGATCTCACCCCGGGCGGGATCATCAAGCGCCTGAAGCTCCGCCGTCCCATCTACCGGAAGACGGCCGCCTACGGTCATTTCGGCCGCGAGGACGAGGACTTCACCTGGGAACGGACCGATTACGTCGACGCGCTGAAGTCCAGGGTGTGACAACGCCGGCCGATTCGGCCATCGAAAGGA
This region includes:
- a CDS encoding methionine adenosyltransferase yields the protein MAERHLFTSESVTEGHPDKVADQISDAIVDEILNADPMGRVACETLVTTGMAFVAGEIHTDAYVDIRTIVRNVVRDIGYTDPAIGFDWQTSALVTSIDEQSGDIAMGVDRGGAGDQGMMFGFACRQTDVLMPMTIHMAHRLVKKMAEVRKAGELEFLYPDGKSQVTIEYENHTPKRLDTVLVSTQHHEDVSLEKIRAGLTEHVIKPIVAEFEIDDSDYRILVNPTGRFVKGGPAADTGLTGRKIIVDTYGGFGSHGGGAFSGKDPTKVDRSGSYAARHVAKNIVAAGLAEEVEVQIAYAIGVVEPVSVMIDTNGTGTGVSDGKLTEIVREIFDLTPGGIIKRLKLRRPIYRKTAAYGHFGREDEDFTWERTDYVDALKSRV